One part of the Dioscorea cayenensis subsp. rotundata cultivar TDr96_F1 chromosome 2, TDr96_F1_v2_PseudoChromosome.rev07_lg8_w22 25.fasta, whole genome shotgun sequence genome encodes these proteins:
- the LOC120270687 gene encoding thioredoxin M1, chloroplastic-like codes for MAAGVLESLAFPSSRPLSRSSFATMETMGPFFSTLASRKPGFLSGFKGLAITNHGSRRSLMRARNRRSSGCGAIVCERPASTTEVPDVTKATWQPLVLDSDTPVLVVFWATWCGPCRMIHPVISKISKDYEGKLKCFKLNTDENPDITTQYGIRSIPTMILFKNGEKKDTVIGAVQESTLVTCIGRFL; via the exons ATGGCCGCCGGCGTGCTTGAGTCTCTCGCCTTTCCAAGCTCTCGTCCCTTGTCTCGAAGCTCTTTTGCAACTATGGAAACCATGGGACCTTTCTTTTCCACTCTTGCTTCCCGGAAACCTGGTTTTCTCTCCGGATTCAAGGGCTTGGCGATCACCAACCATGGATCAAGGAGATCATTGATGAGGGCGCGGAATCGCCGGTCTTCTGGCTGTGGAGCGATCGTATGTGAACGCCCGGCGAGTACTACGGAAG TCCCCGACGTGACCAAAGCAACATGGCAGCCCCTTGTTCTGGACAGTGACACTCCGGTTCTGGTCGTGTTTTGGGCTACGTGGTGCGGACCGTGTCGAATGATCCATCCTGTTATTAGCAAGATCTCGAAAGACTACGAAGGTAAGCTGAAATGCTTCAAACTCAACACTGATGAGAACCCGGACATTACAACCCAGTATGGAATTCGAAGCATTCCTACGATGATTCTTTTCAAGAATGGAGAGAAGAAGGATACAGTTATTGGGGCTGTGCAGGAAAGCACTCTAGTTACATGCATTGGGAGATTCTTGTAA